GTGATGATCCAGGTGATAATATTTTGGCAATACTTTGTAAAACAGAAGATGCTGATGGAACCATAAAGGGAATTCTTGCAAAATTATACGAATTACCACCTGATGAAAGAGAAGACTACATTCTAAAATTATTAACCCTATCAAGGCTAAGGGGTTTGACAAAGTCAGTAAAAAGGGAGGTTAAGAAAATGCCGGTAACTATAGACATAACAAAAGATGAACTTTATTTGGATGGTGTTGAGGTGGGTTTACTTAATGGTAAGCGGGAAGGTAAGTTGGAAGGGTTACTTGAAGGTGAAAGGAAAGGATTACTTGAGGGTAAGCGTGATGGATTGCTTGAAGGCATTGAATTAGGGCTTGAACTAAAATATGGCTTAGCAGGTCTTGAGTTAATGAAAATAGTTAAGGGTATAAATACTATAGACAAATTGGAAGCCTTCAAAAACCTCATTAAAAAAGCAGATTCAGTTGATGAATTGAAGGAGTTTTTGACAAAGAGTGCGTAAGTGTCGAGGGAAAATGTGAAGTAAAATCGGTTCTTTTATGGGCTTTCCTTTGTGTATTTGTAGCCTTACTCTTTAAGTTGCGCCTAAAAGGCGCAGTGAAACTTTTTAAGCGGCGCAGGCGCCGGTTAAAAAATTCTTTTATCACACACACACAATCATTCTGCTACAACC
This genomic window from Nitrospirae bacterium YQR-1 contains:
- a CDS encoding Yae1 family protein, which encodes MPQYYDITLKSILKELPRKFMKILTGFDTAKFLDVQFPDIRYRQPDLLVELPDDTLFHMEMQAQNDGNMDCRELEYYHLIFCEFRKSVTQVVLYVGSEKLKMNNEIKAKGLHFTYKIIDIRNIDCRELLESDDPGDNILAILCKTEDADGTIKGILAKLYELPPDEREDYILKLLTLSRLRGLTKSVKREVKKMPVTIDITKDELYLDGVEVGLLNGKREGKLEGLLEGERKGLLEGKRDGLLEGIELGLELKYGLAGLELMKIVKGINTIDKLEAFKNLIKKADSVDELKEFLTKSA